The Prevotella fusca JCM 17724 genome includes a window with the following:
- a CDS encoding Imm10 family immunity protein produces the protein MFKLEFKANTIVAKKNSKDNYYMVGFADDKYNYKNYILFQRPIMLDDDDDPDADLNGLYAECNGDICYNACKSVRMTSKSCVFIVQDSTIIVDIENIKINKRFIEYSKSIFKDLLVLDL, from the coding sequence ATGTTTAAATTAGAATTTAAAGCAAATACTATCGTAGCTAAAAAGAATAGTAAGGACAATTATTATATGGTTGGTTTTGCAGATGACAAGTATAATTATAAGAATTATATATTGTTTCAAAGACCAATTATGTTGGATGACGACGACGATCCAGATGCTGACTTAAATGGACTATATGCTGAATGTAATGGTGATATATGTTATAATGCTTGTAAGTCAGTACGAATGACAAGTAAGAGTTGTGTGTTTATTGTTCAAGATAGTACTATCATCGTAGATATAGAAAATATAAAGATAAACAAACGTTTTATAGAATATAGCAAGAGTATCTTTAAGGACTTGTTGGTTCTTGACCTTTAA
- the imm9 gene encoding Imm9 family immunity protein, translating into MKAKFSNDRIWVKVLLQIEIPRLSEDVDIVSIRKILNEYVNSLIPRINIQDLKDWSLLIWVAFRSTNGIGVFKRARRYPSDKEFEFSISVTIPDDNQASYGLSKVKEAFYTPLNDKSFYSLEFNFEDYNNLYEYILDSSKHAIDLAFINGITCNGKKIKFQ; encoded by the coding sequence ATGAAAGCGAAATTTTCTAATGACCGCATTTGGGTTAAAGTGTTGCTACAGATTGAAATTCCTCGGCTAAGCGAGGATGTTGATATAGTTTCTATACGGAAAATATTAAATGAGTATGTAAATTCTCTTATTCCTCGGATCAATATCCAAGATTTAAAGGATTGGAGTCTTTTGATATGGGTAGCTTTCCGGTCTACAAATGGAATCGGCGTTTTTAAACGAGCAAGACGTTACCCTTCAGATAAAGAATTTGAATTTTCGATTTCTGTTACTATCCCAGATGATAATCAGGCTTCGTATGGTCTTTCCAAAGTAAAAGAAGCATTCTACACACCACTGAATGATAAAAGTTTTTATAGCTTAGAATTTAACTTTGAAGACTACAACAATTTATACGAATACATTCTTGACAGTTCTAAACATGCAATAGATTTGGCCTTTATAAATGGTATTACATGTAATGGCAAAAAGATTAAGTTTCAATAA
- a CDS encoding DUF6531 domain-containing protein gives MAIEGNPLVLAERVFGDLFGKAKDSINNLQKDLASVLPSMPGMPVGKYFDLALGVDIHATTWPPSPALPVPACAMVFDLMSEIMSLVAPALPSPESGLGAIAVSILKGMAPSVKVHGRWIAQAGISMVQLPAVVIHIFPVTSPFADAEMWMGSSTVLADGGPCSTQFHPALSCNTYGFAPPPRLHPGKFKKPSTSLFLPTQLLSIITSGGKPVLVGGPPTIDLFQLGMKIGLKCLTKTKAYQKLSEAFEKTPLGKINKKMNCWLFGEPVDAATGRVYHTNTDFELPGPIPLVWERTYYSDADIAGTLGYNWHHSYNMSIREEAGLGMIFRHPTGRESGCPFLQTGESFYDQEEHLEWKHTENGYTIYCDDEGVYYHFSSVQRAGGLRMLKEISTADGFRILFRYTANGALKEIVDSRGETLYVNTDRQGRIEKVFRRADGKDIPLVGYHYDASGNMVSTEDSSGTRKFFYYAGHQLVKLTNQSGMSFHWEYDGEGETSRCIHTWGDDGVMEYHIEYGDGFTRTTNGLGHTTEYYYHDNKLIYKIVDANGGVTRQHYNEFKELDVVVNPEGYSRRTVFNNFGLPVEITDENGSKTRLSYDERRNLTSIITGTGRRTSWEYDEYDRVVKRRLPDGNSFSYTYEGGALNTITDMEGRIYTLKFNSRQELRQLVFPNGIHRTWDYDERGRLVKATDVKGNVTSYGYDDADNLIRLQEPDGNVHEFSYDTSGNLVVASDRLRKVEFEYGPLGTLIGRRQFDHHVRFRYDGELQLREIINEGGERYSFRLDGLGRVVEETGFDGLQRKYLRDGAGRVIRVVRPGGRQTEYEYDGVGNILQETHHDGRTSCFAYDGDGQLLRAENKEMKVAFKHDTGGRIVKETQGEHSIMRKYERTGRHVHTESSLGASIDYAHDRDGNLSGMNSGGWSARWQRDRVGLETERELTGGVHVRTHHDSLGRETYKSVGARNVEQFRRSYTWGIGNRLHATEDGLTGRRVRYDYDEFDNLLSAEYRQGNDVERIYRIPDRIGNLFETREKDDRKYGTGSRLAEDRDYFYHYDCEGNLVFKEFRTLDWTGMSVPLGGQKAHLQEELGITFRAFGAGWRYDWQSDGMLSRVVRPDGKEVSFAYDALGRRTEKTYEGVTTHFVWDGNVPLHEWQEVAADAGKADVTTWLFEQNTFIPAAKLAANGESFSIVSDYLGTPLQAFDNNGNKVWEQELDIFGRKRKGNNKSSFIPFKYQGQYEDVETGLYYNRFRYYEPNTGTYISQDPIGLEGDTLNLYNYVVDNNDGIDPLGLYNPYGHKKNGQFKKKPGAKPKVKPSLHGNSRSSTKPAVLYAMYDGDGNFQKWGITDKVKNPKSGRYGNSLPDDWDVREMSRGKRTDMLDLERELSEKVPGPLNHESWAGSKKGETLSNKAEAIYKKANH, from the coding sequence ATGGCAATAGAAGGAAATCCCTTAGTACTTGCAGAACGAGTGTTCGGCGACCTTTTCGGTAAGGCAAAAGACTCGATAAATAACTTGCAGAAGGATCTGGCAAGTGTTCTGCCAAGCATGCCAGGCATGCCTGTAGGTAAATATTTTGACTTGGCTTTAGGTGTAGATATACATGCGACGACCTGGCCTCCGTCACCAGCCCTCCCAGTACCGGCCTGTGCGATGGTATTCGACCTTATGTCCGAGATCATGTCGTTGGTTGCTCCAGCGCTGCCATCACCTGAGAGTGGGCTTGGGGCTATTGCTGTGTCAATATTGAAAGGCATGGCACCGTCCGTGAAGGTACATGGTCGTTGGATAGCTCAAGCGGGAATCTCCATGGTACAGCTGCCTGCTGTTGTCATACACATTTTTCCTGTTACCTCACCTTTTGCTGATGCCGAGATGTGGATGGGAAGCTCTACGGTACTTGCAGACGGAGGTCCTTGTTCAACGCAGTTCCATCCTGCCCTTTCATGCAACACCTACGGTTTTGCACCGCCTCCGAGACTTCATCCGGGGAAGTTCAAGAAACCAAGCACCTCACTTTTCCTGCCCACACAGTTACTTTCAATTATAACTTCTGGCGGAAAGCCTGTCCTTGTGGGTGGTCCGCCGACGATAGACCTTTTCCAGCTGGGAATGAAAATCGGACTCAAGTGCCTGACCAAGACCAAGGCTTATCAGAAACTCTCAGAAGCATTTGAGAAGACTCCCCTGGGAAAGATAAACAAGAAAATGAACTGCTGGCTCTTCGGAGAGCCAGTAGATGCCGCTACGGGGCGGGTTTACCATACCAATACTGACTTTGAACTGCCCGGTCCGATTCCATTGGTATGGGAACGTACTTATTACAGCGATGCGGATATAGCGGGAACACTAGGCTACAACTGGCATCACAGCTATAACATGAGCATACGGGAGGAAGCAGGGCTTGGCATGATATTCCGCCATCCCACCGGACGAGAGTCAGGCTGCCCGTTCTTGCAAACAGGTGAGAGCTTCTATGACCAGGAGGAACATCTGGAATGGAAGCATACGGAAAACGGTTACACCATCTATTGCGATGACGAGGGAGTGTACTATCACTTTTCAAGTGTCCAGCGTGCAGGCGGACTCCGGATGCTTAAGGAGATTTCCACTGCAGACGGCTTCAGGATTCTTTTCCGTTACACTGCAAATGGTGCTCTGAAGGAAATTGTTGATTCACGTGGCGAGACCCTCTACGTGAATACTGACCGCCAGGGACGTATAGAGAAAGTCTTCAGACGGGCGGATGGCAAGGACATTCCCCTCGTGGGCTATCACTATGATGCATCTGGCAATATGGTCTCCACTGAGGATTCTTCTGGTACGAGGAAGTTCTTTTATTATGCCGGACACCAGCTGGTCAAGCTCACCAACCAGTCAGGTATGAGCTTCCACTGGGAGTACGACGGTGAAGGGGAAACCTCACGCTGTATTCACACCTGGGGTGATGACGGCGTGATGGAATACCATATTGAGTATGGTGATGGCTTTACCAGGACTACCAATGGACTGGGACATACAACGGAGTACTACTATCACGACAATAAGCTGATTTACAAGATAGTGGATGCCAACGGCGGTGTTACCCGCCAGCATTACAATGAGTTCAAGGAATTGGATGTCGTGGTAAACCCCGAAGGCTACAGTCGCCGTACCGTATTCAACAACTTCGGCCTTCCTGTGGAGATAACGGATGAGAACGGGTCGAAGACAAGGCTTTCCTATGATGAGCGTCGGAACCTTACGTCCATCATTACCGGCACCGGGCGCAGGACGTCATGGGAATATGATGAATATGACCGTGTGGTGAAGCGCAGACTGCCGGACGGCAACAGCTTCAGCTATACCTATGAGGGAGGTGCGCTGAACACCATCACCGACATGGAGGGTCGCATCTACACGTTGAAGTTCAACAGCCGGCAGGAACTCCGGCAGCTTGTATTCCCGAATGGCATTCACCGGACATGGGACTATGATGAGCGTGGAAGACTTGTCAAGGCAACGGATGTCAAGGGCAACGTGACTTCCTATGGCTATGATGATGCAGACAATCTGATACGTCTGCAGGAACCGGATGGCAATGTGCACGAGTTCTCCTATGATACCTCGGGCAACCTTGTCGTGGCTTCTGACCGGCTGCGCAAGGTGGAGTTCGAGTACGGACCGCTGGGAACGCTCATCGGCAGGCGACAGTTCGACCATCATGTGCGTTTCCGTTATGACGGTGAGCTGCAGCTGCGCGAGATCATCAACGAGGGCGGCGAACGCTATTCCTTCCGTCTTGACGGACTCGGCCGTGTCGTGGAGGAGACGGGCTTTGACGGACTGCAGCGTAAGTACCTTCGTGATGGTGCCGGCAGGGTAATACGGGTTGTCCGCCCCGGAGGCAGGCAGACTGAATATGAATATGACGGTGTGGGAAATATCCTGCAGGAAACACATCATGACGGGCGGACAAGCTGTTTTGCCTATGACGGGGACGGACAGCTGCTACGTGCAGAGAACAAGGAGATGAAGGTTGCCTTCAAGCACGACACAGGGGGGCGGATAGTGAAGGAGACACAGGGCGAACACAGTATCATGCGCAAGTATGAGCGCACAGGACGACACGTGCATACTGAGAGCAGTCTTGGCGCAAGCATTGACTATGCCCACGACAGGGATGGCAACCTCAGTGGGATGAACAGCGGAGGATGGTCAGCCAGATGGCAGCGTGACAGGGTAGGCCTGGAGACGGAGCGTGAACTTACAGGCGGAGTGCATGTAAGGACGCATCATGACAGCCTTGGACGTGAGACCTACAAGTCGGTGGGTGCACGCAATGTCGAGCAGTTCCGCCGCAGCTATACCTGGGGCATCGGCAACCGTCTTCATGCAACCGAGGACGGTCTTACGGGTCGCCGGGTCCGCTATGACTACGACGAGTTCGACAATCTTCTTTCCGCCGAGTACAGGCAGGGGAATGACGTGGAGCGTATCTACCGTATTCCTGACCGTATCGGCAACCTCTTTGAGACACGTGAGAAGGATGACCGTAAGTATGGCACGGGCAGCAGGCTGGCGGAAGACCGTGACTACTTCTATCACTATGACTGTGAGGGCAACCTCGTGTTCAAGGAGTTCAGGACGCTGGACTGGACTGGCATGTCCGTTCCGCTTGGCGGACAGAAGGCGCACCTGCAGGAGGAGCTCGGCATAACCTTCCGTGCCTTTGGTGCAGGCTGGCGTTATGACTGGCAGAGTGACGGTATGCTGTCGAGGGTCGTCCGTCCTGACGGCAAGGAAGTGTCATTCGCATACGATGCGCTGGGCAGGCGGACCGAGAAAACCTATGAGGGTGTCACTACTCACTTCGTGTGGGACGGCAATGTTCCGCTGCACGAGTGGCAGGAAGTTGCTGCTGATGCCGGAAAGGCAGATGTCACAACCTGGCTCTTTGAGCAGAACACGTTCATTCCTGCTGCCAAGCTCGCTGCCAACGGCGAGAGCTTCTCCATCGTGTCTGATTACCTCGGCACTCCCCTGCAGGCATTTGACAATAACGGCAACAAGGTATGGGAGCAGGAACTTGACATCTTCGGCAGAAAGAGGAAGGGAAACAATAAATCCTCCTTCATTCCGTTTAAGTACCAGGGGCAGTATGAAGACGTTGAGACTGGGCTGTACTACAACCGATTCCGCTATTACGAACCTAATACTGGAACCTATATCAGCCAGGACCCGATAGGATTAGAAGGAGATACCCTTAACTTATATAATTACGTTGTTGATAATAATGACGGAATTGATCCTCTAGGTTTGTACAATCCTTATGGACATAAGAAGAATGGACAATTCAAAAAGAAACCTGGTGCAAAACCAAAAGTCAAACCAAGTTTACATGGTAATTCTAGATCGTCTACCAAACCTGCTGTATTGTATGCCATGTATGATGGAGATGGTAATTTCCAGAAATGGGGCATTACAGATAAAGTAAAGAACCCTAAATCTGGTCGTTATGGCAATTCTTTACCTGATGACTGGGATGTTAGAGAGATGAGTCGAGGAAAGAGAACTGATATGTTGGATTTAGAAAGAGAATTGTCTGAAAAGGTTCCAGGTCCTTTAAATCATGAAAGTTGGGCTGGAAGCAAAAAAGGTGAGACGTTAAGTAATAAGGCCGAAGCTATATATAAGAAAGCAAATCATTGA
- a CDS encoding RHS repeat domain-containing protein, whose translation MFKEFRTLDWAGVSVPLGGQKAHLEEELGITFRAFGAGWRYDWQSDGMLSRVVRPDGKEVSFAYDALGRRTEKTYEGVATHFVWDGNVPLHEWQEVSSDAGRADVTTWLFEQDTFIPAAKLAGNGESFSIVSDYLGTPLQAFDNNGNKVWEQELDIFGRKRTGNNKSSFISFKYQGQYEDIETGLYYNRFRYYEPNTGTYISQDPIRLNGGLLLFGYVSNYISQDPIGLSEGDNLYSYVQNPTICIDTFGLSG comes from the coding sequence GTGTTCAAGGAGTTCAGGACGCTGGACTGGGCCGGTGTGTCCGTTCCGCTCGGCGGACAGAAGGCGCACCTGGAGGAGGAGCTCGGCATAACCTTCCGTGCCTTTGGTGCAGGCTGGCGTTATGACTGGCAGAGTGACGGTATGCTGTCGAGGGTCGTCCGTCCTGACGGCAAGGAAGTGTCATTCGCATACGATGCGCTGGGTAGGCGGACCGAGAAGACCTATGAGGGCGTCGCTACTCACTTCGTGTGGGATGGCAATGTGCCGTTGCACGAGTGGCAGGAAGTCTCTTCTGATGCCGGAAGGGCAGATGTCACTACCTGGCTCTTCGAGCAGGACACGTTCATTCCTGCTGCCAAGCTCGCTGGCAACGGCGAGAGCTTCTCCATCGTGTCTGACTACCTCGGCACTCCCTTGCAGGCATTTGACAATAACGGCAACAAGGTTTGGGAGCAGGAGCTCGACATCTTCGGCAGGAAGAGGACGGGCAACAATAAATCCTCTTTCATTTCGTTTAAGTACCAGGGTCAGTATGAGGACATTGAGACGGGGCTGTACTACAACCGCTTCCGCTACTACGAACCGAATACTGGAACCTATATCAGTCAGGACCCGATAAGACTTAATGGCGGGCTATTGCTATTCGGATATGTTAGCAACTACATTAGTCAGGACCCGATAGGGTTATCGGAGGGAGATAATTTATATTCTTATGTACAAAATCCAACAATATGTATAGATACGTTTGGATTATCTGGGTAA
- a CDS encoding Imm12 family immunity protein yields the protein MEIIVSSVIGGQLVPEVGMEKKLHQIIIEMRKSLKKQFVNNSFEGLSKIKINLYISGDLSEYCSKSGITKYRYFQKKNEFISEFCIDRYYWNSEPMLDTKKKFLLFLESSFINLGILIKEKLKSKGYNFDSEMFKEIALKSLIAL from the coding sequence ATGGAAATTATTGTAAGTTCTGTAATAGGTGGGCAACTAGTGCCTGAAGTTGGGATGGAGAAAAAACTACATCAAATAATAATTGAAATGAGGAAATCTCTAAAAAAACAGTTTGTAAATAATTCCTTTGAAGGGCTGTCCAAGATAAAGATCAATTTATACATTAGTGGAGATCTGTCAGAATATTGCTCCAAATCAGGAATAACAAAATATCGATATTTTCAGAAAAAGAATGAATTTATTTCCGAGTTTTGTATTGATAGATATTATTGGAATTCTGAACCAATGCTTGATACGAAAAAGAAATTTCTATTGTTTTTAGAGAGTTCATTTATAAATTTAGGGATTTTGATTAAGGAAAAACTAAAATCTAAAGGATATAACTTTGATAGTGAGATGTTTAAAGAAATAGCTTTAAAAAGCCTAATAGCACTATAG